A genomic region of Christiangramia sp. OXR-203 contains the following coding sequences:
- a CDS encoding aromatic amino acid ammonia-lyase — MINLEKELTLSEFQQVVFQRIRVELGAKARDRIIQSHQFLEKFSRNKIIYGVNTGFGPMAQYRVAEEDSVKLQMNLIRSHATGAGAVLSEVDVRALMLARLNTLSLGKSGIDISVAEVLIQLINLEITPLIFEHGGVGASGDLVQLAHLALVLIGEGEVFYEGKRRNTEEIFREKNIQPAKITIREGLAIMNGTSAMTGLGLVNIVYAKQLLDWSVFCSSVINEIVEAYDDHLSEELNQAKLHKGQQQIAELMRNHLKDSGLTRSRKEELYNTDHAKTELFKEKVQEYYSLRCVPQVLGPVMDTLSHSTKILLEEVNSANDNPIIDVKTEQVYHGGNFHGDYISLEMDKLRLVMTKTSMLAERQINYLLNPKLNDILPAFVNASKLGLNFGMQGAQFPAVSTTAENQMLSNSMYVHSIPNNNDNQDIVSMGANSAMMTRKVINNCYEVLATEMATILQALYILQYDDRLSSATTLKIKDLKMIFPQIKEDRVLYKDIQNLKLYLKTHQAYD; from the coding sequence ATGATCAACCTGGAGAAGGAACTTACACTCTCAGAATTTCAACAAGTTGTTTTTCAGAGAATAAGGGTGGAATTAGGTGCTAAAGCCAGAGACAGGATTATTCAAAGTCATCAATTTCTTGAGAAATTTTCACGAAATAAGATCATTTATGGAGTAAATACAGGGTTTGGACCTATGGCTCAATACCGGGTTGCGGAAGAAGATTCTGTCAAACTCCAGATGAACCTCATAAGAAGTCATGCTACAGGCGCAGGTGCTGTACTTTCTGAAGTTGACGTGCGGGCATTGATGTTAGCCAGGCTTAATACTCTAAGCTTAGGTAAATCTGGAATCGATATCTCTGTTGCTGAAGTTCTAATTCAATTGATCAATTTAGAAATTACACCTTTGATTTTTGAACATGGTGGAGTAGGAGCTTCAGGCGATCTGGTGCAATTAGCACATCTCGCGCTGGTCCTTATTGGAGAAGGTGAAGTTTTCTACGAAGGTAAACGCAGAAATACTGAAGAGATCTTCAGAGAAAAGAATATTCAGCCAGCCAAGATCACGATTAGAGAAGGGCTGGCGATCATGAATGGAACTTCTGCAATGACTGGGCTAGGCCTGGTCAATATTGTTTACGCAAAACAATTGCTGGACTGGTCGGTTTTTTGCTCTTCTGTGATCAATGAAATCGTAGAAGCTTATGATGACCATCTTTCCGAAGAATTAAATCAGGCAAAACTTCATAAGGGTCAGCAGCAAATTGCTGAGCTTATGCGAAATCACTTAAAGGACTCCGGCCTCACAAGATCCCGAAAGGAAGAACTTTATAATACCGATCATGCAAAAACGGAGTTGTTCAAAGAAAAAGTTCAGGAATATTATAGTTTAAGATGCGTTCCACAAGTTCTTGGCCCTGTAATGGATACTCTTTCACATAGTACTAAAATTTTACTGGAAGAGGTAAATTCTGCTAATGATAATCCAATTATCGACGTAAAGACCGAGCAGGTTTACCATGGAGGTAATTTCCATGGTGATTATATTTCTCTGGAAATGGATAAACTTAGGCTGGTAATGACCAAAACATCCATGCTTGCTGAAAGGCAGATCAACTATTTACTGAATCCAAAACTAAATGACATTTTACCGGCTTTTGTCAATGCTTCGAAATTAGGTTTGAACTTTGGAATGCAGGGTGCACAGTTTCCAGCGGTTTCGACTACTGCTGAAAATCAAATGCTTTCTAATTCCATGTACGTTCATAGTATACCTAACAACAATGATAATCAGGATATTGTAAGTATGGGAGCAAATTCAGCAATGATGACGCGTAAGGTGATCAACAATTGCTACGAGGTTTTAGCTACTGAAATGGCTACGATCCTTCAGGCGCTTTATATACTTCAATATGATGATCGTTTATCTTCAGCGACTACCTTAAAAATTAAAGATCTTAAAATGATTTTTCCACAGATAAAAGAAGACAGAGTTCTATATAAAGACATTCAGAATTTAAAGTTATATCTCAAAACTCATCAGGCTTATGACTAA
- the fabG gene encoding 3-oxoacyl-ACP reductase FabG: MTKKRFALVTGGSRGIGKAICLALAKDRKLNILLNYRSNEEAAQAVKREIESLNVSCELLKFDVANPSEVAEKMSTWKSENKDFSIDVLVNNAGISDDGLFIFMSENSWNSVLDTSLQGFYHVTQSVLKDMLRARSGRIINMVSLSGLKGNAGQVNYSAAKGAVIAATKALAQEIGKRKVTVNAVAPGFINTEMTADFDAEKFKELIPLNRFGDPEEVANLVSFLASDRSSYITGEVININGGLYS, from the coding sequence ATGACTAAGAAAAGATTTGCTTTGGTAACCGGCGGTTCTCGCGGAATTGGAAAAGCGATTTGTCTAGCGCTGGCCAAAGATCGTAAACTCAATATTTTATTGAATTACAGGTCTAATGAGGAGGCGGCTCAGGCGGTCAAACGGGAAATTGAATCATTGAACGTTTCCTGTGAACTTCTAAAATTTGATGTTGCAAATCCTTCGGAAGTTGCAGAGAAGATGAGTACGTGGAAATCTGAGAATAAGGATTTCAGTATTGATGTTCTGGTTAACAATGCTGGTATTAGTGACGACGGACTTTTTATTTTTATGTCTGAGAATAGCTGGAATTCGGTTTTAGATACTAGTTTGCAGGGATTTTATCATGTGACCCAGAGCGTTCTGAAGGATATGTTGAGAGCTAGAAGCGGAAGGATCATTAATATGGTTTCACTTTCAGGTTTAAAGGGAAACGCGGGACAGGTAAATTATTCAGCAGCAAAAGGAGCTGTTATTGCGGCTACAAAAGCACTTGCTCAGGAAATTGGGAAACGGAAAGTAACGGTAAATGCCGTCGCTCCCGGATTTATTAATACTGAAATGACGGCAGATTTTGATGCTGAAAAGTTTAAAGAACTAATTCCATTAAATCGATTTGGAGATCCGGAAGAAGTCGCTAACCTGGTAAGTTTTCTGGCATCTGATAGATCTTCGTATATCACCGGCGAAGTGATAAATATTAATGGCGGACTCTACTCTTAA